The Seleniivibrio woodruffii genome window below encodes:
- a CDS encoding GGDEF domain-containing protein — protein sequence MSSNSNRSTMSVVQEMKLALKKDMAAAVFSGMILFIAFMYYKPVSTLYEMSGREGSYIDVMAGFLFSFFIVVSYFSLKRLVEMKRFFKEAMAMSRMDFLTEVYNRRALFEMLELEFNKNKRFPDAKFCFLLFDIDNFKGINDGYGHATGDTVLREVAKTVVCSVRKTDVCGRFGGDEFGVILPYTELSKGIIVADKIKENVSKLIFGPLRERFSVTLSMGVVVVPAGSGVETMEQLVEHVDKYLYTAKRSGRNRVASPLDEIAKGA from the coding sequence ATGAGCAGCAATTCAAACAGGTCAACTATGAGTGTGGTTCAGGAGATGAAGCTGGCGCTTAAAAAAGATATGGCGGCGGCGGTCTTTTCGGGAATGATTCTTTTTATCGCTTTCATGTATTACAAGCCGGTCAGCACCCTTTACGAAATGAGCGGAAGAGAGGGGAGCTATATCGATGTTATGGCGGGATTTCTTTTTTCGTTCTTCATCGTGGTGTCATATTTTTCGCTGAAGCGTCTGGTGGAGATGAAGAGGTTTTTCAAAGAGGCCATGGCTATGTCAAGAATGGACTTTCTGACAGAAGTCTACAACCGCAGGGCTCTTTTTGAGATGCTTGAGCTGGAGTTTAACAAGAACAAGCGGTTCCCCGATGCAAAATTCTGCTTTCTTCTGTTTGATATAGACAATTTCAAAGGAATCAATGACGGCTACGGCCATGCGACGGGTGACACTGTTCTGCGTGAGGTGGCGAAGACGGTTGTCTGTTCGGTCAGAAAGACCGATGTCTGCGGAAGATTCGGCGGCGATGAGTTCGGGGTGATTCTGCCCTATACGGAGCTGAGCAAGGGTATCATTGTTGCGGACAAAATAAAGGAGAACGTTTCAAAACTCATCTTCGGTCCGCTGAGGGAAAGGTTCAGCGTAACGCTCAGCATGGGTGTTGTCGTGGTTCCTGCCGGCAGCGGTGTTGAAACAATGGAACAGCTTGTTGAACATGTGGATAAATATCTCTATACGGCAAAAAGAAGCGGCCGCAACAGGGTTGCAAGTCCGCTTGATGAAATAGCAAAGGGAGCATAG